In Phlebotomus papatasi isolate M1 chromosome 1, Ppap_2.1, whole genome shotgun sequence, the following proteins share a genomic window:
- the LOC129799639 gene encoding calcineurin B homologous protein 1 yields the protein MGNKSSLLLREEEIAQIQEETGFTPNQIERLYSRFTSLDRSDCGTLSRDDFLRIPELAINPLCDRIVHAFFVESSDDRVNFRQFMTVLARFRPPKSNGKRNKLNSRTDKLRFAFKMYDLDDDDSISRDELLSILHMMVGDNISQDQLNSIAERTIVEADQMGQGTISFEDFCKALERTDVEQKMSIRFLN from the exons ATGGGCAACAAGTCATCTCTGTTGCTGCGTGAAGAGGAAATTGCACAGATTCAGGAGGAAACAGGCT TCACTCCAAATCAAATTGAACGTCTGTATTCCCGGTTCACGTCCCTGGATCGCAGTGATTGCGGAACCCTTTCCAGGGATGACTTCTTGAGAATCCCAGAATTGGCCATAAATCCTCTGTGTGATCGTATTGTTCATGCGTTCTTTGTGGAGAGTAGCGATGACCGTGTCAACTTCCGGCAATTCATGACGGTTCTAGCCCGTTTCCGGCCACCAAAGTCCAATGGGAAGCGCAACAAACTGAATAGTCGCACGGATAAGTTGCGGTTTGCCTTCAAGATGTACGATCTCGATGACGATGACTCAATCTCACGCGATGAGCTCCTCAGCATCCTCCACATGATGGTGGGAGACAATATTAGCCAGGATCAGTTGAATTCCATCGCTGAGAGGACAATTGTGGAGGCAGATCAAATGGGACAGGGCACCATCTCATTCGAGGACTTCTGCAAGGCTCTGGAACGAACGGATGTGGAGCAGAAGATGTCCATTCGCTTCCTCAATTAA